A window of Clostridium taeniosporum genomic DNA:
TTTAAGAGTAGTTAAAGTTTTAGCTTGTGAACCGATAAAAGGAGCTAAAAAACTTTTGAAATTAAAAGTTGATTTAGGTAGCGAAGAAAGACAAGTGGTGTCAGGAATTGCAAAATACTATAAACCTGAAGAATTAGTAGGGAAAAATGTAGTTTTAGTGGCAAATTTAAAACCTGTAAAACTTAGAGGTGAATTATCACAAGGTATGATTTTATGTGCAGCAACTGATGATGATAGTGAATTAAAAGTTGTAGATCCAGGTGAAATTTTAAGTGGAAGCATTGTTAGATAAATAAAATTAAAAAAAGAACACCTCATTTAGGGGGTGAGGTGTTCTATAACCACTAATATATAATGGTTAAAAGGGGTAAATAATAATGCTTTAACTACTTTACAATTTAAATATACTATTTGAATATGTCAAATTTGTGACAATTTAAAATTAATTTAAAATTTAACATTAGATAATCAAAGTCTAAATTTAATAAATCACATATATTTAATGTTTGAAAGGATATGCTGTTATGGAAAAAATATTTAAAATAATAGATAGTCATGCTCATTATGATGATGAATCTTTTGAAATTGATCGTAAAGAAGTATTAGATGAAATTCAAAAAAGTGGTGTAATTGGAGTTTTAAATTGTGCAGCGTCTTATGAAAGTTTGAATACCACTTATGAGTTAACTAAAAATTATGATTTTATATATGGAGCATTAGGAATACATCCTGAAAATGCTAATGAATTTAAGGAAAATACATTAGATGAGATTAAAGATTATGTAAAATCTAATGAAAAAATAGTAGCTATAGGAGAAATAGGTTTAGATTATTATTGGGATGAAAATCCTTCAAAAGAGATTCAAAGAGAAATTTTTAGAAAACAAATGCAATTAGCAAAAGAGCTTAATTTACCAGTAATAATTCATGATAGAGATGCGCATCAAGATACTTTAGAAATAATAAAAGAGTTTCCTGATGTGACAGGCGTTGTACATTGCTTTTCAGGAAGTGTTGAATTTGCAAAGGAGTGCATTGAGCTTGGATATTATATAGGATTCACAGGGGTTGTAACATTTAAAAATGCAAAGAAAGTTGTTTCAGTTGCAAAAGAAATACCATTAGATAGAATGTTAGTAGAAACTGATTGCCCTTATATGGCACCTGAGCCTAATAGAGGAAAAAGAAATAAATCAGATTATATAGAATATATAATAAAAAGATTAGCTGATATTAGAGAAATTGATCCATATGAATTAAATATAAAGCTTAATGAGAACTTTTATAACTTGATTAAAAAGTAAAAATAGGGTAAAATATTAATTGGAATATTTTAACAAAAGGTTCTAATTTTATATTTTATTAAATAGTCATTTTACTAGAGATGATTTTTTAATTTAATAACATTGATAGGAAAAAATAAGCCATTAATCGCTATTATAATTATTATTTTTAATTATTTTAAAATTTTATGCACAAAGTGCATTATTATAAGGGTTTATAAGTGCAAGAGATTATCAAATTTGACAAGCATTAATGTTTAAGATATAATTCAGTATACGCTCTTGCCAAAGGAGGGAAATCAATGGTAGAAAAATTAAAAGATTATTTTAAGAAAAGTTTTTC
This region includes:
- a CDS encoding TatD family hydrolase, producing MEKIFKIIDSHAHYDDESFEIDRKEVLDEIQKSGVIGVLNCAASYESLNTTYELTKNYDFIYGALGIHPENANEFKENTLDEIKDYVKSNEKIVAIGEIGLDYYWDENPSKEIQREIFRKQMQLAKELNLPVIIHDRDAHQDTLEIIKEFPDVTGVVHCFSGSVEFAKECIELGYYIGFTGVVTFKNAKKVVSVAKEIPLDRMLVETDCPYMAPEPNRGKRNKSDYIEYIIKRLADIREIDPYELNIKLNENFYNLIKK